The Maritimibacter sp. DP1N21-5 sequence GGCGGCGGCTCGCGGGAAAGGGAAGGGGGAGCGGTTGACTTAGAACTGTTCCAAGCGCATATGAATGCCTGACAGAAAGGGTAAGTCTCATGTTCATTCAGACCGAATCCACGCCGAACCCGGCGACCCTGAAATTCCTTCCGGGACAAGCGGTGCTCGATGCCGGCACCGCCGACTTCCCGAGCGCCGACGCCGCATCGGCCAGCCCGCTCGCCCGCCGCATCTTTGCGGTCGATGGCGTGACAGCGGTGTTCTTCGGCACCGACTTCGTCACCGTGACCAAGTCGGACGAGGTCGACTGGGACCACATCAAGCCGGCGCTGCTCGGTGCGATCATGGAGCACTACCAATCCGGCGCGCCGGTGATGGAAGGTGGCGCTTCCGCCGGGCAGAAGGCCCATGCCGATCATGACGGGCCGGATGGCGATATCGTGGTCCAGATCAAGGACCTGCTCGACACCCGCGTGCGTCCCGCCGTGGCGCAGGACGGGGGCGACATCACGTTCCACGGCTTTGACCGGGGCGTGGTCTATCTGCACATGCAGGGCGCCTGTGCTGGATGCCCGTCCTCGACCCTGACCCTGAAGATGGGGATCGAGAACCTGCTCAAGCATTACATCCCGGAAGTGACCGAGGTGCGGCCGGTTGCCGTCTGATCCGACGCTTCTTGCCTTCGATACATCGGCCGCGCACTGCGCGGCCGCTTTGCTTCGTGATGGCAAGGTGACGACCCGGGTCGAGGAGATGGGCAAGGGGCAGGCGGAGCGGCTGATGCCGCTTCTGGTCGAGGTGCTTTCGGAGGGGGGGCTTGGCTGGGCCGACCTCGACGGGATCGGCGTGGGCGTCGGGCCGGGGAATTTCACCGGGATCCGGATTTCCGTCGCGGCGGCACGCGGGCTTGCGTTGGGGCTTGGAAAGCCGGCGATCGGGGTGTCGACACTCGAGGCACAGGCGCATGGCGTTGCGCGTCCCTGTCGCTCGGTCACCGATGCGCGGCGTGGCATGGTCTATGCGCAGGTCTTTCCGGGCGGCGTGGCGGAAATGGTCGGCGCCGACAGCCTGCCAGACGATCTTCCCCTCGCGGGACCGCTGGACGGCGCCGCTCTGGTCACGGCCATCGCGGAACTTGCGGCTCGGCGTCTCGACGCGCCTGAACCCCGGCCCGCCCCGCTCTATATCCGTGGGGCAGATGCCGCGCCGCCCTCCGATCCGCCCCCGGTCATTCTGCCGTGAGTTTCGAGTCGCTCGCCGCGATCCACGCCGGGGCATTTCCAGGCGAACGCGGCTGGTCGGCCCGTGAAATCGAGGACCTCGCCACGTCCAAAGGCGGCGTCCTCGTCACGCATGCGTCCGGTTTCGCGCTCGGCCGTAACATCGCGGGCGAGGTGGAGCTTCTGACCATCGCCGTGTTGCCCGAGGCCCAAGGGCAGGGCGTCGGACGTGACCTGCTCGCGGCTTTCGAGGCGCAGTCGGGGACTGCGGTCGCCTTCCTCGAGGTCGCCGAAGACAACACCCCGGCCCGCGCGCTTTATGAGCGGGCGGGATGGAGAGAGACGGGCCGCCGCAAAGGGTATTACACCCGAGGCCCGGACCGTGCCGTGGACGCGATTCTGATGACCAAGACGCTCCCCGGTGACTTTTTTTGACCGAGAGATACGTAAAACTACGGTCATGTCCCGCAGCCCTCTGGACCCTCCTGCAAAACCCGGCCTAGGGTGAGGGAAAAATCGAAAGGTTCCGCCATGTCCGATGCCAGATCACTTGCCGCCGCGATCCGCGAGAGGGCAGGGGAGGCGTCCGTGGAAATGGGGTTCATCCTCGGATCGGGGCTTGGCCATCTGGCCGACGCGGTCGAAGGCACCGCGATCCCCTATGAGGACCTGACCGGCTTTCCCCATGCCGGGGTGTCCGGGCACAACCCGAAGCTGGTGATCGGCGACCTCCTTGGCCACCGGATCGCGATCTTCGGTGCACGCTCGCATTACTATGAACACGGCAATGCGGCAGCGATGCGCCTGCCGCTCGAGGTTCTGGCCGATCTCGGCGCGAAGAAACTGTTCCTCACCAATGCCGCCGGGTCCACCCGTCCCGACATTCCGCCGGGCGAGCTCATGATGCTCTCGGATCACATCAATTTCGCCGGGGCCAATCCGCTCATCGGTGAAAAGACCGACCGGCGCTTCGTGCCACTGGGCGACGCCTATTCCAGCGCCATGCGCGCGGATCTGGCCAAGGCTGCTGAGGCCGAGGGGATCACGCTCAAGGATGGCACCTATGCCTGGTTCTCGGGCCCGTCATTCGAAACGCCGGCCGAAATCAGGGCGATCAAGCTTCTGGGTGGCGATGCCGTCGGCATGTCCACCGTGCCTGAAGTCATCCTCGCCCGGTTCTTCGGGCTCGAGGTCGCGGCGGTGTCGGCCATCACCAACATGGCCGAGGGCATGTCGGACGAGAAACTGTCGCACGAACACACCAAGAAACAGGCCGTGGCCGGCGCCGAGAAACTCGAACGGCTGATCCGACGATATCTGTCCGACATGGCGTGATTGCCGCCGGCAATCGCCCCGACCCAACCGGTCGCCAGACCCTCCGGACACATTCGCCATCGTGAACGCCTGAACCCCATGCAAATCTATCTTCCCATCGCCGAGGTCTCGGTCAACGCCTTCCTCCTTCTTGGCCTTGGCGGGCTGGTCGGTATCCTGTCCGGCATGTTCGGGGTCGGCGGTGGCTTCCTTCTGACTCCGCTCCTGTTCTTCATCGGGATCCCGCCCGCCATCGCCGTGGCGACCGGCGCCAACCAGGTGGTGGCCTCGTCGATTTCCGGCGTGCTCGCCCACCTCAAACGCAAGACCGTGGACCTCAAGATGGGGACCGTCCTCTTGGGAGGCGGTCTGGTCGGGGCCGGTCTGGGCGTGCGGCTCTTCGCCTACCTGCAGTCCATCGGACAGGTCGAACTGCTCGTGACCCTGTCCTATGTCGTCTTCTTGGGCATCATCGGCGGGCTCATGTTGATCGAGAGCGTCCGCGCGCTGATGCGGTCGCGCTCGAACCCGGTGCCGAAGCGGCGCAAGCACGGGATCGTCCATGCGCTGCCGGTCAAGACCCGGTTTCGCACCTCGGGGCTCTATATCTCGGTCATCCCGCCGGTCCTCGTCGGCTTCTTTGTGGGGGTGCTGTCGGCCATCATGGGGGTCGGCGGCGGCTTCATCATGGTGCCAGCCATGATCTATCTCCTCCATATGCCGACGAAGGTGGTGATCGGGACGTCGCTCTTCCAGATCATCTTCGTCGCGGCCTTCACCACTCTGATGCACGCCTGGGAGAACCACACGGTCGATCTGGGGCTCGCGGTTCTGCTGATCGTCGGCGGTGTGATCGGTGCCCAGGTCGGCACCCGGATCGGCATGCGGATCAAGGCGGAACAGACGCGCATTCTTCTGGCGCTGCTGGTGTTGGGCGTCTGCCTCAACCTCGCCTTCGGCCTGTTGGTCGAGCCCTCCGAACTTTATTCGATCGGAGAGGAATGATGCGCATCTTCGCCCTTCTCCTGATCCTTCTCACCGGCGCGGCGCAGGCGCAGACCGAAGAGGATATCGTCGCGGGTCTGAGCCAGAACCGCGTCGCCATCGACGCCACCTTCGTGGGGTCCGAGATCCTCGTCTTCGGGGCGGTGAAGCGGGAAGCGCCAGCGCCCGAGGGGGCGCTGGGGGTGGTCATCGTCGTGCAGGGACCAAACGAACCCGTCACGGTGCGCCGAAAGGACCGGAAGTTCGGCATCTGGGTGAACGCGGAGAGCGTCGACGTGCAGGAGGCCCCGTCCTTCTATGCCGTCGCGACCTCCGGTCCTTTCGACGAGGTGTTGAGCGTCGAAGACAACCGGGCGCGGCTGGTGTCGATCGACGAAAGCGTCTGGGTCATGGATACCGATGCGACCGACAACGAAAAGGCCTTTGCCGATGCGCTCATTCGGATCCGGGAAGACGAAGACCTCTACTCGCGCCATGAAAGCACGGTCCGCGTTTCGCAGGAAACGCTGTTCGACGCAGCGATCCAGCTGCCCGCCAATGTGACCGAAGGCCTGTATCAGGCGCGCATCTTCCTGACCCGCGAAGGCCGGATCATCGCCGATCAGGTGTCCTATGTGAGCGTGCAGAAAGTCGGACTGGAGCGCTGGGTCTACAACCTCGCGCACGATGTGCCGCTGGTCTACGGGCTCCTGTCGCTCGCCATTGCCATCGCGGCCGGCTGGCTCGCTTCCGCCGCGTTCCGGGTCTTCCTGCGGAACTAGCTCGTCTCAGAGGCGTCCGCCGAGACCATCCAACGCACACCGAACCTGTCTGACAGGGTCCCGAAGGCCGGCGCCCAGAAGGACTTTTCAAGCGGCATCCGAATTTCCCCACCCTGCGAGAGCTTGTCGAAAGCCGCCCGCGCCTCCTCTACCGTGGGAAACGAAACATGGATATTGCACCCGGCCATCGGCGCCACCGGGTTGCCGCTCAGGTCATCGGAGCCATAGATCCAGCCGTCCCCGACCTTCAGCGCGGCGTGCATGACGCCTTCCGGGTTGTCCGGGAACATGTCGCCCGCGGGCATGATCTCGGGCGTGGCGCCGAAGACCTCCCCCCAGAAGGTAAAGG is a genomic window containing:
- a CDS encoding purine-nucleoside phosphorylase — its product is MSDARSLAAAIRERAGEASVEMGFILGSGLGHLADAVEGTAIPYEDLTGFPHAGVSGHNPKLVIGDLLGHRIAIFGARSHYYEHGNAAAMRLPLEVLADLGAKKLFLTNAAGSTRPDIPPGELMMLSDHINFAGANPLIGEKTDRRFVPLGDAYSSAMRADLAKAAEAEGITLKDGTYAWFSGPSFETPAEIRAIKLLGGDAVGMSTVPEVILARFFGLEVAAVSAITNMAEGMSDEKLSHEHTKKQAVAGAEKLERLIRRYLSDMA
- the tsaB gene encoding tRNA (adenosine(37)-N6)-threonylcarbamoyltransferase complex dimerization subunit type 1 TsaB, which encodes MPSDPTLLAFDTSAAHCAAALLRDGKVTTRVEEMGKGQAERLMPLLVEVLSEGGLGWADLDGIGVGVGPGNFTGIRISVAAARGLALGLGKPAIGVSTLEAQAHGVARPCRSVTDARRGMVYAQVFPGGVAEMVGADSLPDDLPLAGPLDGAALVTAIAELAARRLDAPEPRPAPLYIRGADAAPPSDPPPVILP
- a CDS encoding NifU family protein, which encodes MFIQTESTPNPATLKFLPGQAVLDAGTADFPSADAASASPLARRIFAVDGVTAVFFGTDFVTVTKSDEVDWDHIKPALLGAIMEHYQSGAPVMEGGASAGQKAHADHDGPDGDIVVQIKDLLDTRVRPAVAQDGGDITFHGFDRGVVYLHMQGACAGCPSSTLTLKMGIENLLKHYIPEVTEVRPVAV
- a CDS encoding VOC family protein → MQPIPYVFLKDTARAAFTFWGEVFGATPEIMPAGDMFPDNPEGVMHAALKVGDGWIYGSDDLSGNPVAPMAGCNIHVSFPTVEEARAAFDKLSQGGEIRMPLEKSFWAPAFGTLSDRFGVRWMVSADASETS
- a CDS encoding sulfite exporter TauE/SafE family protein is translated as MQIYLPIAEVSVNAFLLLGLGGLVGILSGMFGVGGGFLLTPLLFFIGIPPAIAVATGANQVVASSISGVLAHLKRKTVDLKMGTVLLGGGLVGAGLGVRLFAYLQSIGQVELLVTLSYVVFLGIIGGLMLIESVRALMRSRSNPVPKRRKHGIVHALPVKTRFRTSGLYISVIPPVLVGFFVGVLSAIMGVGGGFIMVPAMIYLLHMPTKVVIGTSLFQIIFVAAFTTLMHAWENHTVDLGLAVLLIVGGVIGAQVGTRIGMRIKAEQTRILLALLVLGVCLNLAFGLLVEPSELYSIGEE
- a CDS encoding TIGR02186 family protein, with protein sequence MRIFALLLILLTGAAQAQTEEDIVAGLSQNRVAIDATFVGSEILVFGAVKREAPAPEGALGVVIVVQGPNEPVTVRRKDRKFGIWVNAESVDVQEAPSFYAVATSGPFDEVLSVEDNRARLVSIDESVWVMDTDATDNEKAFADALIRIREDEDLYSRHESTVRVSQETLFDAAIQLPANVTEGLYQARIFLTREGRIIADQVSYVSVQKVGLERWVYNLAHDVPLVYGLLSLAIAIAAGWLASAAFRVFLRN
- a CDS encoding GNAT family N-acetyltransferase — its product is MSFESLAAIHAGAFPGERGWSAREIEDLATSKGGVLVTHASGFALGRNIAGEVELLTIAVLPEAQGQGVGRDLLAAFEAQSGTAVAFLEVAEDNTPARALYERAGWRETGRRKGYYTRGPDRAVDAILMTKTLPGDFF